One Natrinema halophilum genomic window carries:
- a CDS encoding heavy metal translocating P-type ATPase translates to MSTCSLCGLPTPEQPLTADGIEGRFCCRGCLEVSATLDDVDGVDRSSVVDRATESVERKIPDDAAEIFLAIEGMHCSTCEGFVSLLGERAAGILAVEASYATDTVRVVYDPDRLDRADVPEALSGYGYEAGFRDGEAAEGNPGADEELVQRLLVGGFLAMLVMPWYLFYLYPSYVGIETGILTVDATSSVGMYLPLAMIGVLTGGVLFYTGYPILRGAYVSLLVRQPNMDLLIAIAAVAAYAYSTVALAMGSTHLYYDVTVAVIMVVSLGTYYERRIKRRATDLLTDVTAAQVRNATRRTEKGTETMPVDRLEAGDEVVVRPGERIPVDGTVVEGTAAVDESVLTGESLPVTKGSGETVVGGAIVTDSALVLEVGEDAASTLDRIAAVMWEIQSSTPGVQRLADRLATIFVPLVLTLAVVVTGWRFATGTPAGDAVLTGLTVLVVSCPCAMGLATPLAVTSGLRDALERGITVANETLFESALAVETIVFDKTGTLTAGEMTVVEIHGESSALQPAAAVERRSEHPVADAIVACAETDLETSPDCGDDFTPDGGWRDPDADGNISQSSLETTNFERHPGEGVSATVDGERVVVGTPALVERLVGPIPGDLATAIDEARAECRLPAVVGYGGRARAIIVVGDRMRAEWRDALDAFADCEVVVLTGDDATATATVTRSPAVDRVFAGVPPDGKVETVRRLAREGVTAMVGDGTNDAPALAEADVGIALGHGTARATDAADAVVASSDLRAVHSVFDLADGTRRRIRENVAWALVYNAVAIPLAALGLLNPLFAAVAMAASSTIVVLNSTRSVLVDER, encoded by the coding sequence ATGAGTACCTGTTCGCTCTGCGGTCTCCCGACGCCCGAGCAGCCGCTGACTGCGGACGGCATCGAGGGGCGGTTTTGCTGTCGCGGCTGTCTCGAAGTGAGCGCGACGCTCGACGACGTCGACGGCGTCGACCGCTCGAGTGTCGTCGACCGGGCGACCGAGTCCGTCGAGCGCAAGATTCCCGATGATGCAGCCGAAATCTTCCTCGCGATCGAGGGGATGCACTGTTCGACCTGCGAAGGGTTCGTCTCCCTGCTGGGCGAACGTGCGGCGGGAATCCTGGCCGTCGAAGCCAGTTACGCAACCGATACCGTTCGAGTCGTCTACGATCCGGACCGACTGGACAGAGCCGACGTCCCGGAGGCGCTTTCGGGCTACGGCTACGAGGCGGGATTCCGCGACGGTGAGGCGGCGGAAGGGAACCCGGGAGCCGACGAGGAACTGGTCCAGCGGTTGTTGGTCGGCGGGTTTCTGGCGATGTTGGTCATGCCGTGGTACCTCTTCTATCTCTACCCGAGCTACGTCGGGATCGAGACGGGGATTCTCACTGTCGACGCAACCTCGTCCGTCGGGATGTATCTCCCGCTCGCGATGATTGGGGTGTTGACGGGCGGCGTGTTGTTTTATACGGGGTATCCAATCCTCCGCGGTGCGTACGTCAGCCTGCTGGTCAGGCAGCCGAACATGGATCTCCTGATCGCCATCGCGGCGGTCGCCGCCTACGCCTACAGTACGGTCGCACTGGCGATGGGGAGTACGCACCTCTACTACGACGTGACAGTCGCAGTGATCATGGTCGTCAGCCTCGGAACGTACTACGAGCGCCGGATCAAGCGCCGAGCGACCGATCTGCTCACGGACGTGACCGCCGCGCAGGTCCGGAACGCGACCCGCCGAACCGAAAAGGGGACCGAGACGATGCCGGTGGATCGACTCGAGGCGGGTGACGAAGTCGTCGTCAGACCGGGCGAGCGAATCCCCGTCGACGGCACGGTCGTAGAAGGGACGGCCGCTGTCGACGAGTCCGTCCTCACCGGGGAATCCCTGCCGGTGACGAAAGGCTCGGGTGAAACGGTCGTCGGCGGAGCGATCGTGACGGATAGCGCGCTCGTCCTCGAGGTGGGCGAAGACGCGGCGAGTACGCTCGATCGAATCGCCGCGGTCATGTGGGAGATCCAGAGCTCGACGCCGGGAGTGCAGCGTCTCGCCGACCGCCTCGCGACCATCTTCGTCCCGCTCGTCTTGACGCTCGCGGTCGTCGTGACGGGATGGCGGTTCGCAACGGGGACGCCGGCCGGCGATGCCGTCCTCACTGGATTGACGGTACTCGTCGTCTCCTGTCCCTGCGCGATGGGGCTGGCGACGCCGCTTGCGGTCACGTCCGGGCTGCGCGACGCTTTAGAGCGCGGCATCACCGTCGCAAACGAGACGCTGTTCGAATCGGCGCTGGCTGTCGAGACGATCGTCTTCGACAAAACCGGGACGCTGACGGCCGGCGAAATGACCGTAGTAGAGATCCACGGCGAGTCCAGCGCGCTCCAGCCTGCGGCAGCCGTCGAACGTCGCTCGGAGCATCCGGTCGCCGACGCCATCGTTGCCTGCGCGGAAACCGACCTCGAAACGTCACCGGACTGTGGTGACGATTTCACCCCCGACGGCGGCTGGCGTGATCCGGACGCGGACGGCAATATCTCGCAATCGTCACTCGAGACGACGAACTTCGAGCGACACCCCGGCGAGGGTGTGAGCGCGACCGTCGACGGCGAACGCGTCGTCGTCGGGACGCCGGCGCTCGTCGAGCGACTCGTCGGTCCGATCCCCGGCGACCTCGCGACGGCGATCGACGAGGCCCGCGCGGAGTGCCGACTCCCGGCCGTGGTCGGATACGGCGGCCGAGCGAGAGCGATCATCGTCGTCGGCGATCGGATGCGGGCCGAGTGGCGCGACGCACTCGATGCGTTCGCCGACTGCGAAGTCGTCGTACTGACGGGTGACGACGCGACTGCGACCGCGACCGTTACCCGGAGCCCTGCGGTCGATCGGGTCTTCGCCGGCGTTCCGCCGGATGGAAAAGTCGAGACCGTCCGACGCCTCGCACGCGAGGGCGTGACCGCAATGGTCGGCGACGGAACGAACGACGCGCCCGCCCTGGCCGAGGCTGACGTCGGGATCGCGCTCGGCCACGGAACGGCCCGCGCGACCGATGCCGCCGACGCAGTGGTCGCCTCGAGCGACCTCCGTGCCGTCCATTCCGTGTTCGATCTCGCAGACGGGACGCGGCGACGAATCCGCGAAAACGTTGCCTGGGCGCTGGTATACAACGCCGTCGCGATCCCCCTGGCGGCGCTCGGGCTCCTTAATCCGCTGTTCGCAGCGGTCGCGATGGCCGCAAGTAGTACTATCGTCGTGCTCAACTCCACACGGTCGGTGCTCGTCGACGAACGGTGA